Part of the Ziziphus jujuba cultivar Dongzao chromosome 8, ASM3175591v1 genome is shown below.
aaaagaaagtaattatTTAACCAGTCAAAATGGGTTGCCGGTTAACGGGTCGGACCAAGTATTGGAGCTCCATCCAAAGCGTCTGTAGGCGGTGTAGTTACATTTGTTCACAATCCTAAAAGCTTTCAGTTGCATACCTCAAAACAATGGCAAGTTCTTGCGTCTCCTCCAGTTTTTCACCTTCCCTACACTACTTAACTGCCTGCAGGAGTTCGATGACTATGGTGGGTTTGCTTTCTTACGCACCCAAAATCCTCAAGCCTATCTCTTTAACCAAATCCTTCAGTTTTATTTCGCTTTCCACTGCAAGAAAACCTCTCAGAAAGTCATTTCAAggtgattttttaatttttattttttgtacctGTTTTTCTGAATTGCTGTTTTCTATTTGGCTCTGAAATTTTCACAGGATTTTAGCTTTGTGGGTCTTTAATTATACGGAATTTGATGGTTCAGTGGGTGTCTAGAAGTACCCAAGATTAGTCAGTTTGAGAGTTTAGATTGTAATTTGTTTCAGCCGTGGAATCTTTTGGTTTAAAATGATATAGCTTCGTAGAGAAGGAAAGAATTTGGATGCATAGAAGATAATTGAAgcgaaaaataattaacaataaaggTAAGACTAAGACatggtagagaaaaaaaaaaaaaaaaaaaaaaacttcttagtctttcattttattatggCTGGGAGTATTtgtagaaaacaaaatatagtaCCTTCCTTTGTTTCAtaagaaattttcttttaccAATTGAAGAGTAACATTAtaggaatatttttatttttatatttttcctttttattggcCAAAGCTAGTCGAAGACGTGTGATAAATTTCTATTAGGCTGCTTTTGGAATATTTAGTTTCATGAATCATCTTGGAGGATAACAATTTCTGTTCTAAGCTTTTTCAACTCTTGGTAGGGAAATGAGTAGTTATAAACGAGCTCACTCTTCTTTCAAACATGGTTAAAAACACTGTGTAAAAGAGAAGTTTTTGTCTACTTTtcctgataattaaaaaaatcttatgttcttttttcttttcttttatgtgtGAAATAATGGTGCAATCGATCAAGTGGATTGAATGGAGCATGCATAAACCTTAACAATGATGCATATGAGTTCTGTTTCCTTCATTGCTTGAGCTCAAGGACCaaatttgtcttttttaatgattaattattaatatttttcctcaGTGAGATCGGTGGCTGCTCCTGCTGAAGCTGCTGCTGGATTTGATGACATGGTGTCTGGGACCCAGCGGAAATATTACATGTTAGGTGGGAAAGGAGGTGTAGGAAAGACAAGTTGTGCTGCCTCGCTAGCTGTAAAATTTGCTAACAGTGGGCATCCTACTCTTGTAGTTTCCACAGATCCAGCACATTCCTTGAGTGATTCCTTTGCTCAGGTATAGAACTGTTTCCTTCGTGTTTATTTATTGAAGTATTTGCATGCCACAGATGTTTCTTAATGGGTTGACTCTAGTCATgtttgtgtatgtgtgtgtaaaCACATTTTTGCTGTGTCAATTTATCAGGATTTGACAGGTGGGACGATAGTACCAGTTGAAGGACCTGATTCTCCACTTTTTGCTCTAGAGGTATGTGGGATTTGCTCCTGTgagaattttcaaattttatttatggtgGTCTGATGCTGGATTGACTGATGAGATAATTAGTATCATGATAGGATGATAATCAATGCTTGCTTCTAGTGTGTTCATGATGATTTTCCATTCTTGTATACTCAGTAAGTTAAATGTGTAGTTGTGCCACAGATAAACCCTGAGAAGGCTAGGGAAGAATTCCGCAGTGCATCTCAGAGTAATGGTGGAACTGGGATCAAAGACTTCATGGATGGTATGGGTCTTGGAATGCTTGTGGACCAGGTAGAGCACTATCATGTTTAAACTACTGATACAATGTCTAATTGATGCCATTGAACCATAATATCATTTTCTGTCTCTCCTTAGTTGGCATGCAGAGCATGTGTTTGAGGATATGCATGCATGTGCATAACTTTATTTACCTTTATTATTCTAATTTAGATCAAATTTAGAGCCATTCAGAGGTGAGATAAATAACATCTATCCtaatataaatatcattttaggATTCCCAGTCATTCTCCTCACcctagaaaaaaggaaaaatactaaaaaaaaatagtgtgtGACCTTGCAATTTTGATCTACTTCTCTTGTCAACCCTTGCGTCCTGTTGACCTGTTGTGTATTTTTTGACTTATGAAGTTGGGAGAGTTAAAATTGGGAGAATTACTAGACACACCTCCTCCTGGTCTCGATGAAGCTATTGCAATTTCAAAGGTATGTATCAACTCTTCTACTTTTGTTTGGCACATTTTACATGGCATGtgcacacctttttttttttttttttttttttcctattaacTTTTAAAGTCTCTTTCCAGGTGATACAGTTTCTTGAAGCACAAGAATATAGCATGTTTACTCGAATAGTTTTTGATACTGCACCTACTGTAAGTAAACATCAGATATGTTctttttcaattcaattttcaaCATGTTAATTCTTCGATAGATTTCTCTTAACAGGGCCATACATTGCGGCTTTTGTCCTTGCCAGACTTTTTAGACGCATCAATAGGCAAGTTGTTGAAGGTAGGAATGCTAAGTCATAATAGTGAAGACTTATGgatctatttttttcttaaattcagTGCACAATTGTGTCTATGGAATTTCAAATGTTAGCTAATTGGTGAGAAATGTTACATATTTGATGGGATATGTATGGAAACTACTTTATTACAtgattttggtaaatatttagTCGACCACTTGAAGAATGATCAGATATTTAGTTACATGTTTTCTTGAATCGAGAAAACAGAAGTTTGTTAtgtctttttataattttagtgtCATTTGCCTTTATTATAGATCatagtaataaaaatagttGTAATGAAGCTCTTAtctttacatacatatatatgtgtgtgtgtgtgtgtttttgtgATATACATGGATGTTGTAGTAATTCATTACTCTACAAAATAGAGGTTGGTTTTTATTGACATGATATTTGGAGTCTTTTGAATCTCTGTTTTCATAGAAGCTGGAAGCTTCCtaatatatttcatatataaacaTTTCCACCTGGcattaattaatgattattaACTTAAATGCCTTCGAAGTGATCTAAAGGGTGAGGTTCTACTAGGATGTCAAGTAAAATGTCAAAGATAATGGAGAGAATGATGTACAGTTTAAAGATCATTTGTAGACGTGACTTTGAAATATCTGAAGAGAATAAACTTATACACTTTTATAATCTAATAATGAAGAGTGGTTGTGAGGAATTTATTCGGGGATCTTAAGAATTACGATGTTTTATGAGAGTTTTCAGAGCTATCTTCCTAGTTTATTTAGTTTCCCTTTTAGTATGAtccttttattataaaataaatactttctAAAACCCTACAAGGAGACTATTATAAGAATATTATTGGTATTGTGTTTTTTAATCGTTGTTTTCTggcttattttcttttgttctttgttcATCATGAGAATGATTTCACATCCATGTCCTAGCGGTAAAGATCCCTACCCTGCCATGATTGAAACCTTTTTGGCTGTTAAATTATTGGTTTGGGGGTGGGGGGAATAGCATTTTGTTTCTTGTGCAAACATCTAGTAATAGGCACGTTATACAAGCAACCTTTTCCTTTATTGCTGTTTAAGTGTTTCAGTATAATTTATCTTACCTTCACTGCATCTTACAGCTCAGACAAAAGATAGCTTCTGCCACTTCAGCCATCAAATCTGTTTTCGGACAAGAAGAAACGCGACAGGATGCAGTAAGCCTGATGTTGTTGGAAATGCTTTCTATTCTTCTTTTCTATGCtgttttaacattaatttataACGCAGACTGATAAACTAGAGCGACTCAGGGAGAGAATGGTGAAAGTACGCGAGCTCTTTCGTGATACTGATTCAACGGAGTTTGTTATAGTAACCATCCCCACggtaaaatatttagaaatgttatttggtttctgttacaatttcataaattttgagTTTACtctaaaagaagaaaaccagGGTTTACAATATAGAACTTTTAGTTGGTTTCTGTTATAATTTTGTCCATTTTGAGTATActttaaaagaagaaagaaaatcagGGTTTACAATATGGAACTTTATCTGTTAAAAACCAGACTGATGTATATTTTTGTCGTCATCTGCAATGCTCCTTTTAAGATCTGGCTAAAATTAGTCAATGTTGTATGGCATTTAATTCCTCTTAATTTCTGTACTCACATTTTAGTATCTTAATTGAAGGTGATGGCAATTAGTGAATCATCTAGGTTGAGTGCCTCattgaagaaagaaaatgtcCCCGTGAAAAGGTTGATTGTTAATCAGATTCTGCCCCCATCTGCCTCAGACTGCAAGTTTTGTGCAATGAAAAGAAAGGTATTAATCTGATTAatgcctttttcttttggtagatgatgtagttttttttatctctcttcTTCTGGTCATTGATACTATTCTCTCTCTTGCTGGAGTCATGTATGCCTTCAATAGAATGTTGGAGTTTTATGATTTAGAAACTGATTGACTGAAAAAAAATTGTCTGTAATGGGCAAAATTTATTCGGTAGGGTTAATTCTTCCTCACATGGAAAAGTTAGTAATCAATTCTTTAGATCTTGCAGTTGAAGTTGGTTTTATTTTGCTAGtatttgtgtattttttttcaGTGTGGTGACCAAAATCGCttacattttcttttgttaaattgCTTCAGGATCAGATGCGCTCTCTGGATATGATCCAAAATGATCCCGAGCTCTCCAGCTTGACATTGATTCAGGCACCACTAGTTGATGTAGAGATCAGAGGTGTTCCTGCTCTTAGATTTATGGGAGACATTATTTGGAAATGATCATATGAAACAACATATAAAGTTCAATGATAATTATTTCCTTTATCCATTGAGCTTGTCGCTAGTCTTCACTTCTTAAAATCATTGTATTCTTTCATAGTGTAGGACAACCTGCATTAGAAAATCGAGGGAAAGccattttgaaaaatgattaacaTGAACCTAAGGATTGACAAGTCTATATGGTGTTCGAGATGATGGCTCTTGTACTAGATATTTAGGTTGGGATAATTTTATCAGTTAAAATAATGAAAGTTGAATTTAAAAGATTCTTAGGTAGGAAGGAGAACAGAGAGGGATAGAGTAAGAGAGGATAGaaaatttgatggaaaaattCTTATCCACCACTTTAGGTTTTGGTTTAATGGGAAGGAGctgttttttttccctcctttgttggttATAGATGAAAAAATGAATATAGAAAAAACTAATTATAAAACTGTTTAGTTATTACTTTAATCAGTAATATTTATCatcattgaaattttaatacGGATTTGATTTGGAGCATATGGGATGGATTTATCatctttccatttttctttcccTCCTCTTTTTCGTATCAAACGTgggaagaaattaatttttctttacacctttttctctttccatttCTTCCGTTTCACTTTTTGACCCTCACCGAACGAAGCCTTACAGAGGAGCTGTTCTAAAACCATAATTCACCTGTTTTGTATAGAGATGAATATTTTCtacaatatttttctatttcccTGTTCATACCAGGAAGGTATAATGGACATGGTATTGGTTTCTATATTATAAAACCTATAAACCTCCGATATATGGAATGCCTGTGGATGGCAGCCATGCATGACCCTGAATAAACTTGGCCACTGTATACCCATCTACCTCTAATGAGTTGGTAATAACATGGTAGCCTGGCCAATGCACCCGTCCCCCGTCTGCTGCTCCTGGTCCGTTGTtcatatattcaccataaaataGTGTGTCTAGTGCAAAACTGCCATTCCACTCTAGCCACCCTTCAGGCATCACCACATTGCTCATATACGACTGCATGAAAATGGTACGTGAGAACATGCCCCATGGTCGACCAAGGTATGTTGGTGTGAATCTCACTTGGGGTGTCGAATCCCTGTCTGCTAATATCGTGCGGAATTGGAAAGAGAATCGGGTTGAGTCGGTGGAATATGCCCGGCCATGTGCAGTGATGGTGTTCCTTCCTCCGTCAACATTTCTTCTGGTGATAATTGCGCAGTTCTGGACAACGGCGGTTCCGTAGCCGAAGATAAAGTCAATGGTGCCGCTGATCCTGCATTCTTTGTAGAACTGGCGGCCGCGATGTATGTATAAGGTGTCATGGTAGCCACTTATCATGCATCTAAAGAAACCTGAACGAGCACTGCTTGATCGAAGTGCAACCGCCTGATGCATTAGAGGTCCTGCAGTGTTCTGGAATCCCATGTTCATTGCTATGAACCCTTGCCCATTTGTAGCTACAAATTACAGAATTTCCACACACAAGAACAAAAATTAATGACATATATTTACGAAAGTGAAAATTGAATGGCTGCGAAACAATGCGTCTTTCAATGTTATTTGTTAGGTAAACAATGCTGCTGAtaatcaaggaaaacaattagatAGAAGTCattaagataaagaaagaatcAGAAGCCAGCCGATTTGACAGACAAAAAAGAATGcgttattcattatttttaattaaaaaaaaaaaaatactatttgttgGTCTTTGATAGAATGTAAATGATGTAAGAAAATAAATGTTATCACATAAATTGTTTTTATCGTTTTTGAATCCCTGCActccaataataatagtaaaagagattttatatatatgtattgtctTACCAAATGTTGCTGTATGGAATGTTTTCCGATCTGTGAGGTGCATACCCTCTCCAATCATTACCAGATTCCACTTGTGGCTACTTATTCTACGTACTCTTTATAAACTCCTCCCTTCACAAATATTACATAATATTTCTGGCTATAATTTGGTGCTGCCAAAGCTGCATCCATGATATTCGTAAAACTCCCACTGCCATTCTGAGCCACAGTCACATTTGGAAATCGAAAATAAAGTGGTTCGAAGCCATTAATGAATGTTTCATCAAATTCCGATCTAGTACTTGAACCTCCATTGAGCTGTACGTTGTTGAGGTTTCCGGTGACTAGTTCGGTCACTTGGTCGAGGCTCTTTGTTACGGATGTTTTGGCCAAAGATGAACTGATCCCTTCAAACTCTTCCATGCAGGTAGCTTGGTTGGCAAGTGCACCGCTCAACCATGTTGCTGTATCCGAACCCACGTTGCCCGTGCCATAATATTTTCGAGCCCCTAAAATTAGTGacgaaaatatatttttgttgaattaaaTCTATATTaggtattatatttttttatttacaaaatacataaatttgTCATTAATTTCTAATTACCATGCAATTCGTAAATTTGTAAACCACATGTCACCTGTGGCTATAGCTCATTTTGTTAATGGAGAGATTTAAAGCTTCCAAACGTTAGTGACGTATGTCTCATTGTCTCCTCTAATGCTCTTGTAcctttctatattattattttccagtGGATAATCTTCAGTTAgcaaccaattaaaaaaaaaagaagaatatataaaagtgagtttaaatattattattcttgtttttgttattgttgttgtttttattgcCTGAAACaaagcttcattttttttaatttttaatttaattttattttatttttttgtgttgtcGTCTCCTTTTAGCACTTGAGGGGAgagtatgaatatatatacatatacacacactTATATATTCAGAGAGGAGGAGAATATATATGAAGAGAGGTAAAGTCAAAGAGTAATAGCTATAggtaagaaaaatacaaaatagtataagttaatattataatatgtatTTATACTGCTTGGACAAAAACTTCATTAATATTACTTGGGGGAGACAATAAATATGAAGATAGAGCAAAACGAAAGAGTGTGATAATTACAAACCTTGAGGATATTGAACAGTAGAGAGAGAGATCAATTTAATAGATCATTCGTCGAGTCTAGCAATTCCAAGCAGTTTGAAATAGCTTGAGAAAGTTGAAGATCAGGGGTTTGAATGTTGGAAATGAGAGAGCTCACATTTCTATCACTTTGATGGTATACTCCACTGAATTCTTGAATAAAGGCAGAGAAACTTTCAAGAAGAAAGTGAAAAGCTGGGACAACTTGCTAAAAGCCATGGGCATTGAAATTGTGGATTGTAAAATCAAGTATAGCTGTATATATAGACAATTGAAGATGTAAGAGGTTTATACAAAGCTAAAATTGCCACACTTTGTTTAATTGGTTGAAAAGTACTCGCAtgtacccaaaataaaaaaaacagagaccaaataaaaaaaaaagcgccaaaaaaagaaaaaagcaaggaaaaaaaaaaaggaaaacaaaagggaaaacaaagaaaaaaacaaaaatgcatttgttaatgaattaattgattttttggggtcaaaattaatagatatatatatatatatatatatatatatatatatatatatatatatgtatatatttgattacaaattaattgatatttgaatgtAGGAAAATCAATGCtgataaaataaacaaacaataaaatttcaaatgatatataaagaaatataatgttgaatatttggttatatatttaaatagtcATTGCCAACGCAAACAGGCTACTTTATAGAGtttctattttccttttgttttgttttgtttttgtttttcttttttctcaaacAAGAGCTGccttttatatgttttattacTATAAAAGTATTAAGACTTTAATAAGTAGATAGGTAGATTCCAAATTAAtggcttatttttattttattgtaattgtcatgccttaattaataaaacaagtGTGAGAGGGAAACCAAATTTGAAGACTTTTGACTATATTGTTAGAAATCAACCCCAAAAATTCCCTTgtattaaatgaattttttttttttttttttttgggtttcactTTTGGTTGGGGAATTTGAATTTATGTTAGcatagaaaaaaggaaagaagtaACAAGGCCACTAGACTATATATTCTTCATATGAAAATTCAATTGGGACTTCCGAACtccatttatattttctaattttagtgATAAATTGACTATGCATcatttgattttgttatttCCACATGAATCCTATTGATCTCGAATAATGTGAATTATTTCCTTCCATCCATTAAATTTATTCACTTTGTCAGTTGTACATCGGGCTAAATACTCTTTAGAAGTCCCCCAAgcttttatctcttttttcaaGTTCACAATCTTTCCACAACTAATAAAACttctttgaaaaattaataaaacttgaaCCAT
Proteins encoded:
- the LOC132805150 gene encoding ATPase GET3B-like isoform X2 → MASSCVSSSFSPSLHYLTACRSSMTMVGLLSYAPKILKPISLTKSFSFISLSTARKPLRKSFQVRSVAAPAEAAAGFDDMVSGTQRKYYMLGGKGGVGKTSCAASLAVKFANSGHPTLVVSTDPAHSLSDSFAQDLTGGTIVPVEGPDSPLFALEINPEKAREEFRSASQSNGGTGIKDFMDGMGLGMLVDQLGELKLGELLDTPPPGLDEAIAISKVIQFLEAQEYSMFTRIVFDTAPTLRQKIASATSAIKSVFGQEETRQDATDKLERLRERMVKVRELFRDTDSTEFVIVTIPTVMAISESSRLSASLKKENVPVKRLIVNQILPPSASDCKFCAMKRKDQMRSLDMIQNDPELSSLTLIQAPLVDVEIRGVPALRFMGDIIWK
- the LOC132805150 gene encoding ATPase GET3B-like isoform X1 encodes the protein MASSCVSSSFSPSLHYLTACRSSMTMVGLLSYAPKILKPISLTKSFSFISLSTARKPLRKSFQVRSVAAPAEAAAGFDDMVSGTQRKYYMLGGKGGVGKTSCAASLAVKFANSGHPTLVVSTDPAHSLSDSFAQDLTGGTIVPVEGPDSPLFALEINPEKAREEFRSASQSNGGTGIKDFMDGMGLGMLVDQLGELKLGELLDTPPPGLDEAIAISKVIQFLEAQEYSMFTRIVFDTAPTGHTLRLLSLPDFLDASIGKLLKLRQKIASATSAIKSVFGQEETRQDATDKLERLRERMVKVRELFRDTDSTEFVIVTIPTVMAISESSRLSASLKKENVPVKRLIVNQILPPSASDCKFCAMKRKDQMRSLDMIQNDPELSSLTLIQAPLVDVEIRGVPALRFMGDIIWK